CGCTATTATCCAATCCATATGTTTGCATTTTaggatttatattatacttcgCCTTCATGTCCGCGTTCTTCTGGTTGAACATCGTGGCCTTCAACGTGTGGCGATGCGTATGGTAAGTGCCAGGCGAATAAAACACCTGAGAAACACCGGGTGTacgtaaaattgtaataacatCTATCAAAGAGATAGATTACTTCACATTCCGCGTACGTCttcaaaattcaattatcCGTACAGGTTTAAGAACTTCAGGATAAGAGATCAATCGCTCTTCTATGCTTACTGCGTTTGGGGATGGGGCGGTCCAACGTGTTTTCTGATCGCCGCACTGACGACGCACCATATATCGGGAAATCACCTGCGACCCGGCTTTGGCGAATTTGCCTGTTGGTTCAGCGgtaagttataaatttaaagaaatattcccGTTCCGACAAAGAACATCAGTGAGTGACTTTGCTGCTTCATAACAttgtcgaaataaaatttaaaaggttGTTTATCGGGCATTCTTTTGatgtatgataaaatattatttcgtgcATATTGTTTCACAGGCGTTACAGAGACGTGGGTGTACTTTTACGGGCCGATCGCTATTCTATTAATGTTAAACATGATCTATCTCGGGATGACCAGCTGGCGTTTGTGGCATCAATATCGCGATTACACGGGAAGCAAGCTGCGAGTTTTGCGATTTAAGTGCCTGCTGTATATTAAATTGGTGCTCGTGATGGGCATTACCTGGATCTTTGAATTGCTATCATTCGCAATCGGGTCGAGAATGGATGAATTCTGGTAAGCGATCGTTAAGACATCCTACCTTGACatcaatatttatcaattaccAATAAGGTGACCCACGAACATTCTCTTTTTCGCCAGGATACCGACGGATCTGTTGAACGGCCTTCAAGGATTCATCATATTCCTGCTTCTGGTCGCGACGCGGAAAAGAGTGCGGAAGCTGTTGGCGAAAAAGCGGCCGTGCGGTATCGCTTTCCCGAAATCCTGGGCCGCGTACGAGGACGAGGAGTGCGAAGCGGTACTTCCCGAAGAGCTCGAACTATCTCAACAAGGATAAGACACTCTTTCAAGGATAaggatttctttctttcgcaaTTTCATTTCCAGGATCATCACGCCGGTTTAGATGTAAGAAGTATCGCCTAGGAAAAGATAATCTTGATTTATATCTGTACATTGTCTGTAATCAGGCACAGATAACGCGATTGTTGTCGaccttttaattaatttggttTTAAATAactcgtttatatatatatatatgcattttattttcattctgCACGAATATAGTCTCAATTATGTCAATCCGTTATCACTCACGAGTCAGTTTAATCGAAACCAATATTACTCTAAGTGTATCTCTTGTTGACGTATATATTATCACTTATTCTTTTACGTATAGCGCCATAAGAGAGACataaaaatacgatatttGCCTGATAACAAGTTAAGCAATATAAtgtgtgttttttttaagtatccGATCATTGTGGAACACACGTCGTATTGTTTTCGATTAGCGTAATGGAGTACATTAGTGTTAAGCGCTGCATAAGAATCTCTGTAAACATTATGCAAATGTTGGACCGAATCACTGTACGTCTGTGTGGAGGAAAACACGtggaaagaatataattacaaagatTACAATTACTCATCGGTGCGTAATATCATTTCATGCCTGTGATTCAATTACAGTTTCTCGTTTAAGTAAATCACTTCAACGTGACGATGAATCATCCGTTTCCCCCACGTTCCTACGATTTTCTACGAAAACGCGTAAAATCCGACTCATTTACGTTGTTTTCGTTATACTTTCGTTATCGCGAGTACTATGCATGACGTATCGCGCGGATCTACGGCACGAGATTATCTCGCGTGCGGTGAAAACATTGCGCAACCGAATCCAATCGTGAATCTGACGAACATCCGACATTGGACCATCAAGGTATGTAGCTATCAAGGTGTAAACCGTTGAGCAATGAGTTGCGATGCAAAAGCCGCTTTCTGTACCCGAAGGCTACCGGACACTTTCACCGTGGGCGAGACAATAAACCCAATATCCTACGCGCGTACGTTAACGTGCTCGTCGAACTCGAGTGTCTCCCAATAAAAATCTGATTCACGCAGCGACATAAGGTGTCTAGACAACAGACTTAGGAAAATTGTCGCCGCGGGCACGCGGTTAAATGTGCGCGTTGGTAAACACACATCGCTTGTCCCACTTCCATTGATCTCGCGTAATTCGTTACGCGTCATCCACTTCGACATGCGTTCATTAATATGAATTGTACGGGGCGTGCCAGATCTAGAGAACCTTTGCTCGGTGGATTCTTCAATCAGTTCGAGGCTGATTCTTTAAATCTTCAAAAATGTCAAGGACGACTTATggcttaaaaattatattgatatcCTCGACATCTTTATTAAAGAAACACGCATTTCACATTGGAGAATCCATGGGCGAATCTGCAATCCTAGAAGTAGGTACTCTGTGCCATCACGTTGCATTCTAACGATACAGCATCAGAAATGCATGAAACAATACCGCGTATAACAAACCTGATTGCATTCGCGCAGTGCATTCTGGCTTGTTGATAGACGGATAGATAGTAGGTCACGACACGAACTAAATTTGTTAAGCAAATTGGATCGTCCCGAGACAATCGATGCTGTTATAGGTGCAACGAGTTCGCCTGAATGTATTCGACCCCGCGAGACATTCCGCGAAATGCTTTCacgaaatatttgcaaacgtgcaaatattttttatatattgttccctagttctataaaataaattataaactacAAATATTGCTATTTAAATGCGATTCAttcatgataaaaatatttatcaaagtaTAAGCTCTTCCTATTAAATCTTTCATAATTTCCtgctttaaaaacaaaataaatatctcgctGAGATACCTGAAATGCCGATTCGTGCTGTTACATGCAAATAGATGCATCCATCATAGCCAGAGAAtttatgcttttttttcttcatttctatAATTATGTCAAATCGActtaataagtaataagtaaCGTGCTTATGTCATCGAACGATTATTTGGATAAAGGTGAAGTGGAACAAAAAAATGGAGACAAAAAGAGAAGACagatgaaaaaaatctagatGAACGTAAATATTATCTCCTTGCATAAGTTGCTCGCATACAAATCACCATCGGTAGGATTAACAGATTAggcataaaaattaatcgacgACATTCCCGGAACTTTAGTTAAGCTTTGGCACACCTACGCTAATGAAATGCACCGTCAAATAACTGGAGATGACAGAGAAGGAGTGATTTTTGCATTCTTCTCGTGTGTCTTCAACGCAGGAAGAAATTACATGTGAGAAAAGGAAGTTGCaagtttgattaaaattgtttaagaaaaaagaattgtattatGACATACATGTAAAAGACGAATTTAGGTTGTATGAAGAATTAAAAACGTGCaaaattatctctctctttttagaCGTGTTAAGGTTAACAATGACTCGATTGTTCAACGAAAGAGAAGcaacgcgtcgcgtcgctgtCATATACAACCAATTGAGAGCGTAAATAGAGCATGTTAGCGTTACATTACGTGCGTCTTGAGAGCGGCTGTAAAAAGGGAGTACCGACAAAAAGGGGGGAAGCCAGTACGAATTACCGAGGCCCGACAGTCCGGAAGGCCTTATTTGCCTTTCTCAGAGGAATCATTATTGGTCCATCTATTTTTAGCATGCATTGTTAAATCGGTAAATCTCACGGAGAATTTCGTGAGAATTTTTTTGCgcgtttcaaataaaaatatgacagAGAAGTGATTTTTACATTCTACCACTGTGTCTTCGGTACAGGAAAATATTGCATGTGAGAAAAGGACTTGCAGTTTTGACTGAAGTTGTTTAAGAAAAAGGAATTATATTGTTGACGATCAATGACAATAGCATTTAGATTAGAAAATGGACGTTGCACtttgtatatctatatttctatttatattacagCGCGCTTACTTTTACTGACACAGTAAAACGCGTGTCGAGAGGActgaaagtatttttttttatctacacTCGAGACCGCTCTCGGTTCtgatacatagatatattcGACAGCGATACAACAGCGTTTCCGCAGAGGAGCATGCATTTCACAAACACATGCCATATTTTACACACGTCCTTGCGGTTTATTGTTAACACGTTTAAAGAAGAGGTGGCGAATGAATAATACAAAGATGAAACGAGAAGAACCGcgagaaaacaagaaaaagaatgcgACTGCGTACTTGCGAATTCACCTAACTAACGCAGA
This genomic stretch from Temnothorax longispinosus isolate EJ_2023e chromosome 9, Tlon_JGU_v1, whole genome shotgun sequence harbors:
- the LOC139819518 gene encoding G-protein coupled receptor Mth2; the protein is MLSDVSYGRQLSASSIRGSLWLLWLCLFASSVTPSLSFDVSCCPEGTVWQYSNCSDGTKMRLECPFGIFLMDPNMSDHDNFTVIHEDDTWLLLDIDHEKIPADRFCIAKSARSAREIALVCFDELMNESVTKSWKNTLICIVSIISAIFLIATLAIYVILPELRELQDKAMMAAVTTLAVSYTVLSIQHLRPNLEDDYVICVSLGFILYFAFMSAFFWLNIVAFNVWRCVWFKNFRIRDQSLFYAYCVWGWGGPTCFLIAALTTHHISGNHLRPGFGEFACWFSGVTETWVYFYGPIAILLMLNMIYLGMTSWRLWHQYRDYTGSKLRVLRFKCLLYIKLVLVMGITWIFELLSFAIGSRMDEFWIPTDLLNGLQGFIIFLLLVATRKRVRKLLAKKRPCGIAFPKSWAAYEDEECEAVLPEELELSQQG